From the Mus musculus strain C57BL/6J chromosome 10, GRCm38.p6 C57BL/6J genome, the window AAATTAGCTAATACCAGTTCCCTGGTATTTAAAGAGTAAAATAGTCTCTCTATAAGAAATCCAAGGAGCCAGTAtccctaaaaaaaagaaagaataattttaaaacatgaaaagcGATTTTAAAACACCAATAGGCTTTTTATATTTATCACTGAATTAAAATAAGTTATTAACTGGAGGCTGTGATGTACTGGGGAGCAACGTTATGAAGATGGCAAGTTCAATTCAGATTATTTACACagttagaccttgtctcaaaagtaaatgCTCTActtaagaagctgaggcaggaggattgtcacaaCTATCAGTTAAACCTAGATTATATAATGGCTATCAGACTATCAAGGACCCTGATATCATCTccaaaatgtttgtttttttttttttttactagtataatgatataaagtactacattaaaaataatcactTTGGGGAATAGGGGGTGGCCCAGTGGGGACTAGGTAAGTGGCCTTGTTATGTAAGCATCAGAACATGAGTTTGGATTCTCAAAATCCTCATCACAACTAGATACAGTGTGTCTGTAACCTAGGGATGCTGATCCTGGCATCTCACTCACTGGTGCACCAGCCAAGCAAAAGCAAGGAGCTTCAGGTTCAATAAGAAATCGTGTCTCAAAATTTAGGTCAAGTCACCAAGGAAAGACGTCCTGATGGCTTCTATACATGCCTGTATGGGTGGATGTAGCATACACACGCATCATTGCCCTCCATACAtactgaaatcaataaaaaaataatttcaagacTGTTGTAGAAACACTGTAGCAAGTGTGAAATAATATTGTATTCTAAAACAATTATTATTTTGGAGATAATTACAAATTAATCCCTTTTGAGGAATAATTATTTTGAGGATCTATGTTTGTATTCCCAGTGTGTGAGTCATCACTAACACAACAACATCTGAATACCTAGTAGAAAAATTATTCCTATTTGCTTTCTCAAAATCTATAGTGTTATATATTTAATGAGTTAAATGAAAGTCTACACAAATTGTGATTTTGAAATGAATATTGGAGtaattcttattatttatttatttatttatttatttatttatctagttAGTTACTTAGTTATTGTGCATGGGGCACCACAGTATGCCTGTAAGGCCAGGAGAAACTTatagaaataaattttctttcagAGTGTGGAACATTTATCTACCAAGCTTTCTCATCAGCCTTAACTTTGGGATAAGTACTTCAATGTTCTATGGACACCTAAATGAAAACTTTATTCAGTATTACTAATTCTTATAATGTCTATCAGATATTTATCACtacttgtattagtcagggttctctagagtcacagaacttatggatagtctctagatagtaaaggaatttattgatgacttacagtcggcagcccaattcccaacaattgttcagtcacagctgtgaatggaagtccaaggatctagcagttactcagtctcacgcagcaagcaggcgaaggagcaagagcaagagctagactcacTTCTTCctatgtccttatattgtctccagcagaaggtgtagcccagattaaaggtgtgttccaccacacctttaatcccagatgaaaggcttagcccagattaaaggtgtgttccttaaactcggagattcaatcttctggaatccatagccactatggctcaagatcttcaaaccaagatccagataaggatctccaagcctccagataagggtcactggtgagccttccaattccggatcgtagttcattccaaatattgtcaagttgacaaccaggaatagccactacactactTTAGTGGTTTTTTTCACTCTTCTTATTATCATACtagaaaattaatataattatgaACAATTTTGGATTTTgaaaaaatatagagaaattgTATGTGCTTATGGAAGAATCTAGAAATTAGGGAGAAAGGATAAAAGGGGATCTctgatataagatataatttgatAAGTCTTACTGCATGATTACAATACAGtaagtggaaaaaatgatgatTGATAAATAATATACTGGCAGAAAGAAGATagttaataatatttaataataaacaaCTGCTAAGGGAGACTAGGGAAATAGTTCTGTAGGTAATAGTCCTGGCTGTAATGTATCCTTAAGCCAGAGATTAAGTTCCCAGTAATCATGAAAAAAGCTGGGTgttcccattcctctgttgagggacatctgggttctttccagcttctggctattataaataaagctgctatgaacatagtggagaatgtattcttattacatgttggggcatcttctgcatatatgcccaggagtggtattgctggatcttctagaggaactatgtccagttttctgaggaaccgccaaactgatttccagagtggttgtaccagcttgcagtcccaccagcaatggaggagtgttcctctttctccacatccttatcagcatctgctgtcacatttacacaatggagtactactcagctattaaaaacaatgagtttatgaaattcttagacaaatggatggatccggaggatatcatcttgagtgaggtaatccaattacaaaagcaaacaaacaaaaacaaaaactaaaacaaacgaaaactaaccaaccaaacaaacaaacaaaaaacaccacatgatgtgtactcactggtaagtggatattagcccagaagctcagaatccttcttagaagagggaacaaattacccatggaaggagttacagagacaaagttcagagcagagtctgaaggaacatACAGCgactgctccacttggggatccatcccataaataaccaccaaactcagacactatggcagatgccaacaagagcctgctgagagACACCTGATATAAATGTCTCCTGAGGGCttttgccagttcctggcaaatacagaagtggatgttcacaatcatccattgaacagatcacaaggtccccaatgaaggagctagagaaaggacccacggagctgaagaggtctgaagccccataggaggaacatctatatgaaataaccagtacccccagagctccttggaactaaaccgccaaagaaaacacatggtgtgacATTTGgctttagctgtatatgtagctgatgatggcctagttggtcatcaatgggaggagaggcccggggtcctgtgaatgttctatgccccagtataggggaatgccaggactgtgaatgggagtgggtggcttggggaacaggggaaggggggaggggttaggggtttttcagaggggaaactaggaaagggaataacatttgaaatgtaaataaagaaaacatctaataaaaaagagcaaaacaagtaaaaaaaaaaaaaaagctgtgtgtctctatgtgtagcTATACCCTCAGCCTGTGGGAGCATGGAGACAGTAGGTAGGCTGCTGGAGACTTGATGAACACTAGCCTGACTTTAATTAAGAGACCTTCTCTAAGGCAAAAAGATAGGATGTGATAGAGCAGAACACTGATCTCCTGTTTCATACTAAGAGACACTCATAGATATACAAGCagtaatttatcaaaaaagtaaaagaagctgagaaatgaTACCTGGTCTACACATTAAACAATGCATTGAAGGTTGGAAGAATGACATTTTTATACTATACTTGCCCAAGCCCAGGGAAATTcctcattaaaatttaaaacttggtTTCCTTTTAACAACTTTTTTAGGTTATGGTTGTATAGTTTACCCTTTCCTTGTCTAAATCCTCTAAACTCTACCATATTTGCCTGccgttttctttttcaaattcattccTTCTTTATAATTAGTTAATATTGATATATCaacattttaatattgtttttatttagtaatattaaaatatgtatgtataaatatccATTAAGTTATTTACAAAAACTTATACAAGCATAGACAAGCATATACATCCATacaaaataataacataaaactGATACTTTTAAAGAAGACTTCAGATTTCTTAGTTTTTAAATTGATACATAACTTTTAATGAGCCTAAACATGGGCTAAAGTTAGCAGGAGATAACTTTAAAATGATTGTTTGGCTGTCCATAAAATGGCTCAGTGAATGAAGATGTAGAGGACTTTAAATCCAGCAACACTGCTACCCTGGcaaaggatcacatccaaagacttaGGCCTGTGTGATCCTGCTGGTATACAAGCattttattaatatacatatttaatccttctggctggaatacagacctgCTTTtagtacatatctttaatctcaATGAAGTCTAATTGAGAGGAACACAAAGTGACAGACCAGTGaaaaatttgacagaatgagtcagagataagacaggcccaactctcatgagaacagacaggaaagaaagggcTAGCAGAACAGTTAAGAGCAGAACAGTTCAGTTGAACTCAGCTCAACTCAGttctgtttctgacatttagaggcattttttttttccaagcagagCAACTCAGTATGAAACCTGGAGAAGTCACTTTGAACCTATCAGGTTGGATAAGAGTTTTGAGCTGAAAGAGCTCAGTTGCACCAGCCAGACAGAGTTttaaaagaactagaaagagaaataaataaaagtcacaaATACAAAAGGTACTTTCAGCCAACCTTGACAACCAGAGTTTGAGACCTTATAGGATAAGGAAAAATCCATCTACACAGATTGTCCTGTGCTCTCCATTGTTGAACATGGTTGAGCATACACCCACATGttttaaaacttactttaataagggttgTTAAATggtttaacctcccttctagctcaTCAtttaccagaggtagtggaaaggaaaggttaatagggcaaaaggggttgtggacctgtttagaaatagttttttGGGTTAAATCCAATATTTATTTGCTCTTAAAATCAGTAACATCTActtgtaaaatataaattcaacTTCAACCATAAATAAATTAAGTGGTTATTTTAAGTGGAAAGTTTGACAACTTATGAAAATGTTTTCTATACTGCGAGCATCAAAAGTATTAGAAAGAAGCTGGTATAATATTCTCTTAAGTAAAATAAACATTGAAATTGGCAAAATacaagttaatattattttaccTTCTTTGTACATGGTCATAAATATATGGTAGTATAATAACTTAAACATTATATATTCATCAAATATAATTTGAAACCATTTTTAATATTAAgtgaattttaaaactaaaatttgtTAATTTTGGTGGAGTTAAGGAATCACACTGTGATTTCTGTGCAGACATTCTGGTAGTGAGTCTTAACGCAGGTCACAACCTGAATTCTAAAAGACTACAAAGACATTGAAAATGTCTATTCAATGAGGAGTTTCAATATCTCTATTGGAAAATATAGAAGTTTTCATGCTCACATGAAAAGATTTCACTGAAAAAGTGGCTTGAAATGATGTATGGTCTAAAGAACAAAAGTGAAAATGTGAAAATCCTCTTCAAAATTCTGCTAATAttatatggtttttttgtttgtttggttggttgtttttttgttgttgttggtttttttttattttatttttatttttttgatacagggtttctctgtgtagccctggctgtcctggaactcactttatagaccaggctggcctcaaactcagaaatctgcctacctctcactcccaaatgctgggattaaaggcgtgtaccaccactgtccAGTTGCTAATAGTATATGAATCtcctttcttcatttactttatataattaaataaaacattcattTCTTCGAGGAAGATGCAATCCTGTGTACTGTAGTAATGAATGCTTTCTTCACTTGCTGATTCCTCAAGGTGTAGATAAAAGGATTCAAAAGTGGAGCCACTGAGGTATTGAGCACAGAAATTCCTTTGGAAATAGATATTCTCTGCTTGACTGATGGTTTAACATACATGAAGATGCAGCTGCCATATGAGATGGATATTACAATCATGTGGGAAGAGCATGTAGAGAAAGCCTTCTTCCTCTGTTCGGTTGAAGGAATTTTTAGAATTGTTATAGCAATGTAGGTGTAGGATATGATCACCATTACCAGCGTGAGTAAGAGTGTCACCAAAGCTGAGACAAATCCCATCGTCTCCAGGAGCTGTGTGTCTGTGCAAGAAATCTGAAGAAGTGGAGTTGTGTCACAGTAGAAATGATCAACAATGTTGGAAGCACAGAATTCAAGATTCAAGCCTAACACGAGTGGTGGAAAGATGACAAAAAAGCCAGCAAGCCAACAACTGAGGACCAGCTGCACACAGACTTTATTGTTCATGATGGTCATATAGTGCAGGGGCTTGCAGATGGCTACATATCTGTCATAGGACATGGCTGCCAGCAAATAAAATTCTGATGCTCcaaataagaaagcaaaaaacACTTGAGTCACACAATTACCATAGGAAATGGTTTTGTCCCCAGTTGCCATAGTAACAAGCAATTTGGGGATGCATGTAGTAGTGTAGGAAaactctaagaaagaaaaattccgaAGGAAGAAATACATGGGTGTCTTCAGGTGAGTATCCACCAGTGTGAGTGTGATGATGGTCAGATTTCCAGTGACGCTAAGCAGATAGGTAAGAAGCAGGAAGATGAATAACACAACTTTCCACTGTGGGTCATCAGTCAAACCTGCTAGGATGAAAACTGTCACCTCTGTATGGTTCTTCATTGTGACCCTCTGACTGTTAGCTTGTCTAAATAAAGTGTGGGGAAGGAGGTTATAACTACAGAACTATAATAATGATGCATAATGCTGAAGTACGACCAACATTTCAAatactagtttttaaaaagaccatCTCTAAATAGGGCTGTACCaaaaagtaggtttttttttttttttagcttcatGATATCTGGGCAGATATCAAAGATATTATTTGAGATTTTATAGCTTTTCTCTCCTTAGTTAAAGAGGTTTGatagaataaatcttaaaagtttGCATTCAAATCTAAAGTCACTTGAAGAACAACACTGTTTTCCAGCTCCCCCCTCTCATCCTTTCTGTTCCTCTTcacataattctctctctctctctctctctctctctctctctctctctctctctctctctctctcacacacacacacacacacacagagacagagagagagagaatggtagCAGGGTCCATgcacataaagacacacatgtCATCTTCAGATCTTAGTTTAACATACTATCATCAATTACCATAACTAATCAAGTTAAATATTATCACTGCTATCATTACTGTGTTCTTGTTTCAGAAGTCTAAATGAAGCCtaagaaataatttcttttgcagtttaatttctatttcaattGCTTTAATTACTATTGTCATCTTATACTCTGTATACACTCTATTCCAATACCAACTCTGGTAAAAGCTACTGTAAATAAACTATTGTGTTTGTCTTCTGCAGTGGCAGTATTGAGAATGAAATGAACCAGCATTATAAATTAATATTGGGGTAGAAAAGTTGAAATGCAAATGTATAAGTATGGGTTTTGTTAGATTGTAGAGGCAGGGAATATCAAGACAAAGTCAAGTGGAACTCTATTGTGATAAGGAGTTTTAGAGATTAGTTGTGAACTTATGGGATAAAAGGTTAGTGAATCTAAAATATTAAGTAAGAGAAACTGTTAAGTATAAACATTTTCTGCACCATTTACTAATTCTTTTACTAAATATTGGAAACAATAATGATTTTGAGATCTGTATGGTCTGCAAAGAAGGAGCTGAGTTTCATAAACACCATATATCATTGAGTAAATTAACAGGTTTTAGGAAACGTAAAATCTCTGGTTAACATTTGGGTATAAAGATGTTAAGGAGCTGAGGGCATAGATCAGTATTGCAGTCCTTCTGAAGCCTGAATAAGATCCCAAGTTTGATACTTATCATTGAAAGAGTGTATACATACCTCCAGAGGGCTTATTAACAAGTAGATAACTATGTAGTATATTTTGACAGTGGTATTAAGAAATGAAATTGTGACTTGGTCCAGGGAAACAGATCAGTGCCTTCCTCAGCCATCATGAGACCAGCTTCCTCCTGCAAGAGATGGGAACAAACACGGAGACTCAGAGTCAGACATTATGGACAGACcttggaactctcagctctaaaTGAGATGTCTGCATCAAATCACTCCTGGCAGATCTCTGGGAACCTCAAGGAAAAAGAGATAGAAAGCatgtaagagacagaggaaatGGAGGAAACCAGGAGAACAAGGTTCTTTAAATCAGTGAGCACAGGttatatgaattcacagagactcaAGTAGCAAGAACAGGGTCCTCATAGGTTTGGAATAGGTAattcttatctatgtatctatcatctatctatctatcatctatctatctatctatctatctatctatctatctatctatctatctacatcaatctatcatctatcaatcatctatctatcatctatccatctatctatcatccatctatctatctatctatctatctatctatctatctatctatctattaatcatctatctctcatctatccatctatctatgtatctatgtatctatctatcatctatctatctatctaatatcaactttagtgtttttatgaaattcctgtgTGTAGGAACAATGGGGACTCTGTTTCTTGTTCCATCTATtggtctctttttttctgtttgttttattcaattccaatatgtttttgttttatcttttaaaacttattttattacaaaaatgAAAGTTAACCCTtccctgaaagaaataaaaatatttgttctttGTACAGCTAGCATACtgaagatgacaattaaaagtagtGATGTCTCTAGAGAAAATACTTTCCTAGGGAATCTTCATCATCAAATATATGAACAAGTTAAATTTTCATGATTGTCATAACATTATATGACAATGCTTTCTTAAAACTATCAAGTAGGTCACTTATAATCTCTAAAATATGCattaatatgaataaaatatttaatataaacaataaatatagGTATTCAATGACAAATTAAACTACTTTACATTAATATCAGGGaaatttcaatgaaaataaatctagATTTTATCATAAGTGTAAGGTTAAGAAAAATACTCAACAAGATGAAGTAGCCCtaacagaagaaatgtgagaggATCAATCATGTCCTTTGGAACAAGAAGCAGAGTTGATGCATCCACAATAACACGGGAAAGGAAATATTATTTCAGTAGGACATTCCTTTCACATTCAGATAATTGTTAAGATATCTTTTACAGAGTTCCCAGATTTACACAAAAAGTCTCATGACAGTAATGACAGCTAAAACACAAAAAATTAGATGTTCCACACCTAAGAGCATAGTTTGTTGAACTTCAACAGTTACATTCAGAAACTATTCCTGGACGAATTATGCCAAAATAAAGTTTACACTAGACACTGAATCTATGAATGAAACTTCATTTATTCTAGCAATCAGGAATATCAatttaatgtaaaaaaagaatttcatttaTAGATTATCAAGTGTGTCTTTATCTTCTTATTCctggagaaaaatttaaaaagttgaataaaaatatcatgatgcttgaaacaaacaaatgaaaagttccaaagacacagaaagaattACTATATTTAAATTTAGCCAACATCAATTGCTTTCATTCTTTTGAATCCAAAATCAATTTGTCGAAAAtcttataaatacaaacatttatTTGGAACATAAGGAGAATACCTTAAATGAATATATGCACAGTCATACTTCGACAAAGTGATCCGAGTCCTTACAATGAAGTGTCCTACCAGAAAACTGATCTGAGCACAGACACTCTTATCCTCTCTGAATTTATCTGGCTCTACACCAAagtctatgttttgtttttctcactctACGAGTAATCTTCATTGCCTAATTTATTTCTGAATTAGTTACTTGTGTATTTTAAGTCATTTTGTACTCAGTACTCACATTGCCACCAAATGTCTCAAAAGTACTCAAATTGCCACCAAATCATGCATggtatttgtttttttccccccatattATTGATTGAATGGGAGAGTCAAAAGGGAATAAAAATTCTCGTGAGATTTTGAGATATGCACCAACATTTCCCAAGGAAGTATGAGTTTTTATACTATGCAAATGTTTTCCCTAGACAAAAACTATGTTTAAAATGATGCACCTTCAAGGACTATAAACTATTTCTCCAAAATCCCCAATGCATGCTACCCTAATAAGTGctcaggaaatttaaaaaaaaaacaaaaactattatttttatgaaacttcaGTTAAGTTAGACTCCCTTACATACCTTTACTCAagattaaataatttataaagcaACTGGTTTTGTTTAGCTAATGTTCCTAAAGACTGGTAGCCCCATCTCAAATTTAGTGGTCCCATAACAAGAGACTCATTGTTCTTCAACTGGTGACAGAGAGCAGAAGTAAAGGAGCCCTGGTAGAGGGAAAGAGTTGTGCTAATTTACCCACTCctgtgaaaaaaaatggatttatttaCTTCAATGATCCAAGCCCATTTCCCAGTCCCACCTCCCAACACCTATGCATTGAGGAACTAAGGGTTCTGACATAAATTTTCCACCCAAAGGTAGACCAGACTGATTTCAGTTTTCAGTCAAAGGATGCATTCATCTTTCTCTGGAATAGAATCTTACATTTTCGATATATTTTTGTTTACCTCCAGCTTGGTTTTGTCTTGACTACTACCCAGGAAGATGAGTTGAGGAACAACTTACAACTGCATTTATTTGCCTCTCTGATGAAGAGCTAAACACATCATTCAGATTTCAGctttcctatatatatatatatatatatatatatatatatatatatatatatatataatatatatgtatatatatgtatactggaAATTTATATGTaaactgtattttatatattgtaaattttatattttatatatactaaattttatattatatattgtgtgtatgtatatgcatatatacatacatatatatatatatatatatatatatatatatatatagccatgAGATCAATCTCATTTTAAATCTCTCTTCTATTATTAAATAACAtgtaccattggactgagcacagggtccccaatgaaggagctagagaaaggacccaaggagttgaagagggtttgcaacccataaaaggaacaacaatatgaactaaccaatacccccagagtt encodes:
- the Olfr816 gene encoding olfactory receptor 816 produces the protein MKNHTEVTVFILAGLTDDPQWKVVLFIFLLLTYLLSVTGNLTIITLTLVDTHLKTPMYFFLRNFSFLEFSYTTTCIPKLLVTMATGDKTISYGNCVTQVFFAFLFGASEFYLLAAMSYDRYVAICKPLHYMTIMNNKVCVQLVLSCWLAGFFVIFPPLVLGLNLEFCASNIVDHFYCDTTPLLQISCTDTQLLETMGFVSALVTLLLTLVMVIISYTYIAITILKIPSTEQRKKAFSTCSSHMIVISISYGSCIFMYVKPSVKQRISISKGISVLNTSVAPLLNPFIYTLRNQQVKKAFITTVHRIASSSKK